A portion of the Intestinibacillus sp. Marseille-P6563 genome contains these proteins:
- the purE gene encoding 5-(carboxyamino)imidazole ribonucleotide mutase produces the protein MKKVCIVMGSDSDLKVMSKCADKLKDFGIPFDVRVISAHRTPAAAEQLAKNAAADGFGVIIAAAGKAAHLGGVLAAYTTLPVIGVPMGTSVMGGMDSLLSIVQMPKGIPVATVAIDGAENAAILAAQMLALEDASLADKLAAFKENMAKEVAAKDEKVRAEYQG, from the coding sequence ATGAAAAAAGTTTGCATTGTCATGGGTTCGGACAGCGACCTGAAGGTGATGAGCAAATGTGCGGACAAGCTGAAGGATTTCGGCATCCCGTTTGATGTGCGTGTCATCTCGGCCCACCGCACCCCGGCTGCGGCAGAGCAGCTTGCCAAAAACGCAGCAGCCGACGGCTTTGGCGTCATCATCGCCGCCGCAGGCAAGGCAGCACATCTGGGCGGTGTGCTGGCCGCTTACACCACCCTTCCGGTCATCGGCGTACCGATGGGCACGAGCGTAATGGGCGGCATGGACAGCCTGCTGTCTATCGTCCAGATGCCCAAGGGCATCCCGGTGGCAACGGTCGCGATCGATGGCGCGGAAAATGCCGCCATCCTGGCAGCGCAGATGCTGGCGCTCGAGGATGCGTCGCTTGCGGACAAACTGGCCGCTTTTAAAGAAAATATGGCCAAGGAAGTTGCCGCCAAGGACGAAAAGGTCCGCGCCGAATATCAAGGTTAA
- the purC gene encoding phosphoribosylaminoimidazolesuccinocarboxamide synthase, with protein MQKKEQLYEGKAKKVFATDDANLVIVDYKDDATAFNGEKKGTIAGKGVINNVMSNHMFQMLEKQGVPTHFVEQLSERETVVKKVSIVPLEVIIRNISAGSFAKRYGVEEGIVFDAPTIEFSYKNDDLGDPLINAYHAIALKLATREEIEHIKEMAFKVNEVMKTYFDHLNVTLVDFKLEFGKTTDGTIILADEISPDTCRLWDKDTGEKLDKDRFRRDMGGVEEAYQEVMRRLMGE; from the coding sequence ATGCAGAAAAAGGAACAGCTTTACGAAGGCAAGGCCAAGAAGGTATTTGCAACCGACGATGCCAATCTGGTCATCGTCGATTATAAGGACGACGCCACCGCATTCAACGGTGAAAAGAAGGGCACCATTGCCGGCAAGGGCGTCATCAACAATGTGATGAGCAATCACATGTTCCAGATGCTCGAAAAGCAGGGCGTACCGACCCACTTTGTGGAGCAGCTCTCCGAGCGCGAAACCGTTGTGAAGAAGGTTTCCATCGTACCGCTCGAAGTCATCATCCGCAACATTTCGGCCGGTTCCTTCGCCAAGCGCTACGGCGTGGAAGAAGGCATCGTCTTTGACGCGCCGACCATCGAATTTTCTTACAAGAACGACGATCTGGGCGACCCGCTGATCAACGCCTATCATGCCATTGCGCTGAAGCTCGCTACCCGCGAAGAAATCGAGCACATCAAGGAAATGGCATTCAAGGTCAACGAAGTGATGAAGACCTACTTTGACCACCTGAACGTGACCCTGGTTGACTTCAAGCTGGAGTTTGGCAAGACGACCGACGGCACCATCATCCTGGCCGACGAGATCAGCCCGGACACCTGCCGCCTGTGGGATAAGGACACGGGCGAAAAGCTGGACAAGGACCGCTTCCGCCGCGATATGGGCGGCGTCGAGGAGGCGTATCAGGAAGTGATGCGCCGTCTCATGGGCGAATAA
- a CDS encoding amidophosphoribosyltransferase encodes MGGFFGAVSKRDCVLDIFFGVDYHSHLGTKRGGMIIHDAKTGFQRQIHNIENTPFRTKFEKDLRDFHGCSGIGCISDTDPQPLLVRSHLGLYAITAVGAINNAEELVSQYFSDHGHQFMAMSSGKVNQIELIAALINQKNDLVSGILHAQEQIDGSATILILTPDGIIAARDRVGRLPVLVGKSEDGYCVSFESFAYHKLGYEDAYELGPREIVHLTADGCKTLSPAGKEMKICSFLWTYYGYPNSNYEGRNVEVMRYENGAILARNDKARGLAQDIDYVAGVPDSGVPHAIGYANESHTPFARPFIKYTPTWPRSFMPENQKIRNQVAKMKQIPVPELIEGKKLLFVDDSIVRGTQLRETVEFLYESGAAEVHMRSACPQIMYGCKYLNFSSSNSEMELLSRRTIQALEGEEGQKHLDEYADADTERGQCMLRRICQDFGFSSLGYQSLDGLLEAIGLDRDKVCTYCWNGKE; translated from the coding sequence ATGGGAGGATTTTTTGGCGCAGTTTCCAAGCGGGACTGCGTACTCGACATTTTCTTTGGCGTAGACTATCATTCCCATCTGGGCACCAAGCGCGGCGGCATGATCATCCATGACGCCAAAACCGGATTCCAGCGCCAGATCCACAACATCGAAAACACCCCGTTCCGCACCAAATTCGAAAAAGACTTACGGGATTTCCACGGATGCAGCGGCATCGGCTGCATCAGCGACACCGACCCCCAGCCGCTTCTGGTGCGTTCGCATCTGGGTCTGTATGCCATCACAGCGGTCGGCGCCATCAACAACGCCGAAGAACTGGTCAGCCAGTATTTTTCCGACCATGGCCACCAGTTCATGGCCATGAGCTCGGGCAAGGTCAACCAGATCGAACTCATCGCGGCGCTCATCAACCAGAAAAACGATTTGGTATCCGGCATCCTGCACGCCCAGGAACAGATCGACGGCTCGGCGACCATCCTGATTTTAACCCCGGACGGCATCATCGCCGCACGCGACCGGGTCGGCCGCCTGCCAGTCCTGGTCGGCAAAAGTGAGGACGGCTACTGCGTTTCGTTCGAATCGTTCGCCTATCATAAACTCGGTTATGAGGACGCCTATGAACTCGGTCCGCGCGAAATCGTCCACCTGACGGCCGACGGCTGCAAGACGCTGTCCCCGGCCGGCAAGGAAATGAAGATCTGCTCCTTCCTGTGGACCTACTACGGCTATCCCAATTCCAACTATGAAGGCCGCAACGTGGAGGTCATGCGCTACGAAAACGGCGCCATCCTGGCCCGCAACGATAAGGCCCGCGGTCTGGCACAGGACATTGACTATGTCGCTGGTGTGCCCGATTCGGGCGTGCCGCACGCCATCGGGTATGCCAACGAATCCCATACCCCGTTCGCCCGTCCGTTTATCAAATACACCCCGACCTGGCCGCGTTCGTTCATGCCGGAAAACCAGAAGATCCGCAACCAGGTCGCCAAAATGAAACAGATCCCGGTGCCGGAGCTGATCGAAGGCAAAAAGCTCCTGTTTGTAGATGACTCGATCGTGCGCGGCACGCAGCTGCGCGAAACGGTCGAATTCCTCTACGAATCGGGCGCTGCCGAGGTGCATATGCGCTCGGCCTGCCCACAGATCATGTACGGCTGTAAATATCTCAACTTCTCCTCGAGCAATTCCGAAATGGAACTGCTCTCGCGCCGCACCATCCAGGCCCTGGAAGGCGAAGAAGGCCAAAAACACCTGGATGAATACGCCGACGCGGACACCGAGCGCGGCCAGTGCATGCTGCGCCGGATTTGTCAGGACTTTGGCTTTAGTTCGCTCGGTTATCAGTCGCTCGACGGCCTTTTGGAGGCCATCGGCCTGGACCGCGACAAGGTCTGCACCTACTGCTGGAATGGCAAAGAATAA
- the purF gene encoding amidophosphoribosyltransferase, with protein sequence MKYTMKKASHTPFDGDTVHEECGVFGIYVPEGVDLSPAHEAYTALFALQHRGQEAAGIAVNNRGVIKCHKDVGLVSQVFTQEILDSMPGQMAIGHVRYSTTGDAHRENAQPLSITHIKGNLAVAHNGNLVNAGPLRREIESTGGIFRSSSDTEVLVYTIVRERLQCRSIEQAVLNTMDVIQGAYSLCIMSPRKLIAARDPRGMRPLCIGKTREGAILFASESCALDALGAEFVRDVEPGEVVVVENGEMRSLHCKTQCKTAACVFEYIYFARPDSVIDGASVERARQEAGKYLSIEHPVGADVVIGVPDSGIPAAIGYAKCSGIPYGVGLIKNRYIARTFIQPGQSKRERSVRLKLNALREAVNGKRVIMVDDSIVRGTTSARLVQLVRDAGAKEVHMRISAPPFRHPCFFGTDIPERTQLLAHERTVEEMRQIIGVDSLGFLSIEATRRIALDCKLGFCDACFTGEYPMEVPDQVDKNMFEREIEL encoded by the coding sequence ATGAAATATACGATGAAAAAAGCATCCCACACTCCGTTTGACGGCGACACTGTGCATGAAGAATGCGGCGTGTTCGGCATCTATGTGCCCGAAGGCGTCGATCTCAGCCCGGCGCACGAAGCCTATACCGCCCTGTTTGCCTTGCAGCACCGCGGCCAGGAAGCCGCCGGTATTGCAGTCAACAACCGTGGCGTCATCAAGTGCCATAAGGATGTTGGCCTGGTCAGCCAGGTATTCACCCAGGAGATCCTGGACTCCATGCCCGGCCAGATGGCCATTGGCCATGTGCGCTACTCGACCACCGGCGACGCCCACCGCGAAAATGCCCAGCCGCTGTCCATCACCCACATCAAGGGCAATCTGGCGGTCGCGCACAACGGCAATCTGGTCAACGCCGGTCCGCTGCGCCGCGAAATTGAAAGCACGGGCGGCATTTTCCGCTCGTCCTCGGACACCGAAGTGCTGGTTTACACCATTGTCCGCGAACGACTCCAGTGCAGGTCGATCGAGCAGGCAGTCCTGAATACCATGGACGTCATTCAGGGCGCGTATTCGCTGTGCATCATGTCCCCGCGCAAGCTGATCGCCGCGCGTGACCCGCGCGGTATGCGGCCGCTGTGCATCGGCAAAACCCGGGAAGGCGCGATTCTGTTTGCTTCCGAATCGTGCGCGCTGGACGCGCTGGGCGCGGAATTTGTCCGCGACGTCGAACCGGGCGAAGTGGTCGTGGTGGAAAACGGCGAAATGCGTTCGCTGCACTGCAAGACCCAGTGCAAGACCGCTGCCTGTGTGTTTGAATATATCTACTTTGCCCGCCCGGACTCGGTCATCGACGGCGCAAGCGTCGAGCGTGCCCGCCAGGAGGCCGGCAAGTATCTATCCATCGAGCATCCGGTCGGCGCTGATGTCGTCATCGGCGTGCCCGATTCGGGCATCCCGGCCGCCATCGGCTACGCCAAGTGCTCGGGCATCCCCTATGGTGTGGGTCTCATCAAAAACCGCTACATCGCGCGCACTTTCATCCAGCCCGGCCAGTCCAAGCGCGAACGGTCGGTGCGCTTAAAGCTCAACGCCCTGCGCGAAGCGGTCAACGGCAAGCGGGTCATCATGGTCGATGACTCGATCGTGCGCGGCACGACCAGCGCCCGGCTGGTGCAGCTGGTGCGCGACGCGGGCGCCAAGGAAGTACACATGCGCATCTCGGCCCCGCCCTTCCGTCATCCCTGCTTCTTCGGCACCGACATCCCCGAACGAACCCAGCTGCTCGCCCATGAGCGCACGGTCGAAGAGATGCGGCAGATCATCGGCGTGGACAGCTTGGGCTTCCTGTCCATCGAAGCCACCCGCCGGATTGCGCTCGATTGCAAGCTCGGTTTCTGCGACGCCTGCTTTACCGGCGAATACCCCATGGAAGTTCCCGACCAAGTGGATAAAAATATGTTTGAAAGAGAGATTGAATTATGA
- the purM gene encoding phosphoribosylformylglycinamidine cyclo-ligase has translation MSESRSESYKAAGVDVVAGYESVKLIKPMVESTFIPGVIGSLGGFGGLFQPNLSGMSEPVLVSGTDGVGTKLKLAFLMNKHDTIGIDAVAMCVNDIACCGAQPLFFLDYIAVGKNIPTRIADIVSGIAEGCRQAGCALVGGETAEMPGFYPEDEYDVAGFSVGMVDKPKMIDGSRLVPGDVLIGVASSGVHSNGYSLVRKTLGINEKSVGRYMDEFGKTLGEELLTPTKIYVKAIQRLIAAADVKAISHITGGGFYENIPRMLGDGIHAEIEKAAAPVPPVFDVIAKTGKIPERDMYNTFNMGVGLVVAVAADDADKALAALKDAGETGYIIGRTVAGDKGITLK, from the coding sequence ATGAGTGAGAGCCGTTCTGAAAGCTACAAGGCCGCGGGCGTAGACGTCGTCGCGGGCTATGAATCCGTAAAACTCATCAAGCCCATGGTGGAGAGCACCTTCATCCCGGGCGTCATCGGCAGCCTGGGTGGTTTTGGCGGCCTGTTCCAGCCCAACCTGTCGGGCATGAGCGAACCGGTGCTCGTATCGGGCACCGACGGCGTGGGCACCAAGCTCAAGCTGGCCTTCCTGATGAACAAGCATGACACCATCGGCATCGATGCGGTCGCCATGTGTGTCAACGACATCGCCTGCTGCGGCGCCCAGCCGCTGTTCTTCCTCGACTATATCGCAGTCGGCAAGAACATCCCCACCCGCATCGCGGACATCGTGTCCGGCATTGCCGAAGGCTGCCGCCAGGCTGGCTGCGCGCTGGTCGGCGGCGAGACCGCCGAAATGCCGGGCTTCTACCCGGAGGACGAATACGACGTGGCCGGTTTCTCGGTCGGTATGGTCGACAAGCCCAAGATGATCGACGGCAGCCGTCTGGTGCCGGGCGATGTGCTCATCGGTGTGGCCTCCTCGGGCGTACACTCCAACGGCTATTCGCTCGTGCGCAAGACGCTGGGCATCAACGAAAAGTCGGTCGGCCGGTACATGGACGAATTCGGCAAGACGCTGGGCGAAGAGCTGCTCACCCCGACCAAGATCTACGTCAAAGCCATCCAGCGCCTGATCGCAGCCGCAGACGTCAAGGCCATCAGCCACATCACGGGCGGCGGCTTCTATGAAAACATCCCGCGTATGCTGGGCGACGGCATCCACGCCGAGATCGAAAAGGCGGCGGCTCCCGTGCCGCCGGTGTTCGATGTAATCGCCAAGACCGGCAAGATTCCGGAACGGGATATGTACAATACATTCAACATGGGCGTCGGCCTGGTGGTTGCCGTGGCGGCAGACGATGCCGACAAGGCGCTCGCTGCCCTGAAGGACGCAGGCGAAACCGGCTACATCATCGGCCGGACGGTCGCTGGCGACAAGGGCATCACGCTCAAGTGA
- the purN gene encoding phosphoribosylglycinamide formyltransferase has translation MKIAVLVSGGGTNLQALIDAEARGDIRNGELCAVISSNPNAYALERANQAFIPSYVLRRKEYADAESYGAALDTLLRQVGAELVVLAGFMTVLPDSFCKTWAGKVMNVHPSLIPSFCGEGFYGLHVHEAALAKGVKVTGATVHFVSEVVDGGAIILQKAVEVEPDDTPETLQQRVMREAEWKILPRAVSLYCEGRLTIADGKVHIS, from the coding sequence GTGAAGATTGCAGTTTTGGTTTCCGGCGGCGGGACCAATCTCCAGGCGCTCATCGACGCCGAGGCCCGGGGGGACATCCGAAACGGCGAACTGTGCGCCGTCATCTCGTCCAATCCGAACGCCTATGCGCTCGAACGAGCCAACCAGGCTTTCATCCCGTCCTATGTGCTGCGCCGGAAGGAATACGCGGACGCCGAAAGCTATGGCGCGGCGCTTGACACCCTGCTGCGTCAGGTGGGGGCTGAACTGGTCGTGCTGGCCGGATTTATGACCGTGCTGCCCGACTCGTTCTGTAAAACCTGGGCCGGCAAGGTGATGAATGTTCACCCGTCGCTCATTCCGTCGTTCTGCGGCGAAGGGTTTTATGGCCTGCATGTGCACGAGGCCGCGCTCGCAAAAGGCGTCAAGGTCACGGGCGCAACCGTACATTTTGTCTCCGAAGTGGTGGACGGCGGCGCGATCATCCTGCAAAAAGCGGTGGAGGTCGAGCCGGACGACACACCCGAAACACTCCAGCAGCGCGTCATGCGCGAAGCCGAGTGGAAAATACTGCCGCGCGCCGTATCGCTTTACTGCGAAGGCCGCTTGACCATTGCCGACGGCAAGGTCCATATTTCTTAA
- a CDS encoding IMP cyclohydrolase: MFSNFVYQIEEELQSNAYPGRGIIFGRTPDNKKNIIAYFIMGRSENSRNRVFVETEDGIRTEAFDPSKMTDPSLIIYHPVRVVGGKTIVTNGDQTDTIRDYLLEGKSYIDALRTRQFEPDAPNYTSRISGVVNEDGSYSLSILKNFTSDRTANKRFFYEYDPVASLGHFIHTYMCDGDPVPPFRGEPKCIRMEYPMPEFAARLWENLNEQNKVSLFVRSIDLATGETETIIYNKHQK, from the coding sequence ATGTTCAGCAATTTTGTATACCAGATCGAAGAAGAGCTCCAGAGCAATGCGTATCCGGGCCGCGGCATCATCTTTGGCCGCACCCCGGACAACAAGAAGAACATCATCGCCTATTTCATCATGGGCCGGTCGGAAAACAGCCGCAACCGCGTGTTTGTCGAAACCGAGGACGGCATCCGCACCGAAGCGTTCGACCCGTCCAAGATGACCGACCCGTCGCTCATCATCTATCACCCGGTGCGCGTCGTAGGCGGCAAGACCATTGTCACCAACGGCGATCAGACCGACACCATCCGCGACTATCTGCTCGAGGGCAAGAGCTACATCGACGCGCTGCGCACCCGTCAGTTTGAGCCCGATGCGCCCAACTACACCTCCCGCATTTCGGGCGTAGTCAACGAGGACGGCTCGTACAGCCTGTCCATCCTCAAAAACTTCACCTCCGACCGCACGGCCAACAAGCGTTTCTTCTATGAATACGATCCGGTTGCCAGTCTGGGCCACTTCATCCACACCTACATGTGCGACGGCGACCCGGTCCCGCCCTTCCGCGGCGAACCCAAGTGCATCCGCATGGAATATCCCATGCCCGAATTTGCCGCCCGTCTGTGGGAAAACCTGAACGAACAAAATAAGGTTTCGCTGTTTGTCCGCTCGATCGACCTGGCCACCGGCGAAACCGAAACCATCATCTACAACAAGCACCAAAAGTAA